A window of the Duncaniella freteri genome harbors these coding sequences:
- a CDS encoding ParB/RepB/Spo0J family partition protein codes for MEIRKIPLSLVSPSPMNPRKTFDEDELQELADNIEKQGLLQPITVRPIADKKQFAVVDGNADFHPSMKSSAESAASAPFANYLTSGGKWIVWLLRERHMTASLKSLLLCEK; via the coding sequence ATGGAAATTAGAAAAATTCCACTCTCATTGGTGTCTCCATCACCGATGAACCCTCGCAAAACATTTGACGAGGATGAGTTGCAAGAGTTGGCGGACAACATCGAGAAGCAGGGGTTACTCCAGCCTATCACCGTCAGACCCATTGCAGACAAAAAACAGTTTGCCGTTGTAGATGGCAACGCCGACTTCCACCCGAGTATGAAATCATCTGCGGAGAGCGCCGCTTCCGCGCCTTTTGCAAACTATCTGACAAGTGGCGGGAAATGGATTGTGTGGCTCCTAAGGGAGAGACATATGACCGCTTCTCTGAAATC